Below is a window of Frigoribacterium sp. SL97 DNA.
CGGGCACGGAGCGCGACGACTAGCGGTGGGCGGACTGCAGCTCGCGCAGGCGCGCAAGCACCGTGGCACGCAGGTCTTCGGGTGCCGTCTCGCGGCAGGCCCGCTGGACGGCCTCGGTCAGCACGACGCCGACCTTGTGCTCGCCCGAGCAGTCGCCGCAGTTCGCCATGTGCTCGCGGATGTCGGCCGCGTCCTCGCGGCACAACTCGTTGTGCAGGTAATCTTCGAGCTCGGCCTTGGCCTTGGTGCAACCACAGTCGGTCATTTCTTTCCGCCCTTCGACGAGCCGACGGGAACGGCGATGCCACGATCGCGTGCGTAGTCGGCGAGGAGTTCACGGAGCAGGCGACGGCCGCGGTGCAGGCGGCTCATCACGGTGCCCACGGGGGTCTTCATGATGTCGGCGATCTCTTGGTACGAGAAGCCTTCGACGTCCGCGAAGTACACGGCCATGCGGAAGTCTTCGGGGACCTTCTGCAGGGCGTCCTTCACGGCGCTGTCGGGGAGGTGGTCGATCGCCTCGGCCTCGGCCGAGCGGGTGGAGCCGGAGGCGCGGGTCGCGGACTCGGCGCCGCCCATCTGCCAGTCTTCCAACTCGTCGATCGTGCCCTGGTACGGGTCGCGCTGCTTCTTGCGGTACGTGTTGATGAACGTGTTGGTCTGGATGCGGTAGAGCCAGGCCTTGAGGTTCGTGCCCTGCTGGAACTGCGCGAACGCCGCGTAGGCCTTGACGAACGTCTCTTGCACGAGGTCGCTCGCGTCGGCCGGGTTGCGCGTCATGCGCATGCCCGCGGCGTAGAGCTGGTCCATGAACGGCAGCGCCTGTTCTTCGAACAGGGCGCGCTTCTCGGCGTCGGCGTCGACCGCCTCGAGGGCGGCGTCGACGTCGGCCTCGGTCGGTTCGACGGCGGCGGTCGGTGTGGGCTCGTGGCCCTCGGGGGTGCTCATCAGGGCCGATTCTAGTTCGGCGACGGTGATTTCCCTCGGTGCGAGTGCGACAGGCACAGGTCCTCCAGGTTCTTGCTGCATTACTGTGGTGAACCGATGCAGGTGTACAGGTATTCCGGGCCCGAGTTCTCTCCCTACGGCGACGGGAAGGTTCCCGAGGTCGACGAGGGGCGCTGGGTCGCGCCCACCGCCTCCGGGCCGTTGCGCGCCTCCTCGTCCCTGCCCGGGTCGAAGTCCCTGACGAACCGCGAACTCGTGCTGTCGGCGCTCGCCTCGTCGCCGTCGACGCTGCGGCTGCCGCTGCACTCCCGCGACACGGCGCTCATGATCGAGGCGCTCAAGGCCCTGGGCACGACGGTCGCCGAGTTCCCGAACGACTCCCCCTTCGGCCCCGACCTGGTCGTCACGCCCGGCGAGCTGCAGGGCGGCGCGACGATCGACTGCGGCCTGGCCGGCACGGTCATGCGCTTCCTGCCCCCGGTCGCCGCACTCGCCCTCGGACCGGTCACCTTCGACGGCGACGCCGGAGCCCGCAAGCGCCCCATGCGCACGACGATCGACGCCCTGCGCTCCCTCGGCGTCGAGGTGAACGACGACGGCCGGGGCGCGCTGCCCTTCAGCCTCTACGGCACCGGCGAGGTCGAGGGCGGCGACGTCGAGATCGACGCGTCGGCCTCGAGCCAGTTCGTCTCGGGGCTGCTGCTCTCGGCCCCGCGCTTCGAACGCGGCCTCACCCTGACCCACACCGGCGAACGCCTGCCGAGCCTGCCCCACATCGAGATGACGATCGACGCGCTCGCCCAGCGCGGGGTCGAGGTCGCCTCGCCCGCCGTCGGCACCTGGATCGTGCCGCCGACGCCGATCGCAGGGCGCGAGGTCGTCATCGAACCCGACCTGTCGAACGCGGCGCCGTTCCTCGTGGCCGCCCTGGTCGCGGGCGGCACCGTGTCCGTCCCGCACTGGCCCGCCGACACGACCCAGGTCGGGGCCGACCTGATCGACCTGCTGCCGCTCTGGGGTGCGTCCGTCACGCTCGACGGCGACACCCTCACCGTCGACGGCGGCGTGGGCCTCGTCGGCGGCGGCTCGCTGCCCGGCGTGGACGTCGACCTGTCCCGCGGTGGCGAGCTCGCCCCGGCGCTGGTCGCCCTCGCCGCCCTGGCGTCGGGCCCGAGCACGATCACCGGCATCGGCCACCTGCGCGGCCACGAGACCGACCGCCTCGCGGCCCTCGCCGCCGAGATCAACGCCCTCGGAGGCGCGGTGACCGAACTCGAGGACGGCCTGCGCATCGAACCGTCCCCGCTTCACGCGGGCCAGTGGCGCACCTACGAGGACCACCGCATGGCGACGGCGGCGGCGATCATCGGCCTCGCGGTCGAGGGGGTCGAGCTCGACGACGTCCGGGTCGTCGGCAAGACGCTGCCGCAGTTCGTCGAGTTGTGGGACGAGATGCTCGGCCGGTCCGTCCGCCAGAGCCCCGCCGACATCGACCTGCTCGGCTTCCTCTAGGCGCCGGGCCGACGACGATGAGCGGGGCACGGCGCAGGACGAGCGGGGCACGGTCGACGATGAGCGAGGCACGATGAGCTGGTGGAGCGACGGCGACGACGCGGAGGACGAGGGCGACTACGCCCAGTACGACGAGAGCTCGGTGCGGGTGCGCCCGAACCCCAAGGGCAACAAGCCGCGCACCAAGCAGCGCCCGGCCTACGCGAACGCCGAGGAAGGCGTCGTCTGGACGGTCGACCGTGGCCGCTACGGCGTGCTGATGGACGCCGGCACCCCCGACGAACGCGAGATCACGACGGCGCGGGCCCGCGAGCTCGGCAAGAAGAGCGTCGTGACCGGTGACCGCGTCGGCGTCGTCGGGGACACGAGCGGCTCCGAGGGGTCGCTCGCCCGCATCGTCAAGGTGCACGACCGCTCGACCCTGCTGAGGCGCAGTGCCGACGACAGCGACGCCGTCGAGCGCGTCATCGTCGCCAACGCCGACCAGATGCTGATCGTCGTGGCCGCTGCCGACCCCGAGCCCCGGCCCCGCCTGGTCGACCGCTACATGGTGGCGGCGTTCGACGCGGGGGTCGAACCGATCCTCTGCATCACCAAGACCGACCTCGCCGACCCGGCACCGTTCGCGGCGCACTTCTCGTGCTTCGACCTGCGCATCGTCACGACGACCTCGACCTCGTTCGACGAGGTCGCACCCGGCGGGCAGGTCTCCCCCGCGCTCGACGAGCTGCGCGGCGTCCTCGACGGCCACGTGACCGTCACGGTCGGCCACTCGGGCGTCGGCAAGTCGACCCTCGTCAACGCCCTGACCGGGTCGCGTCGCGAGGTGGGCGTGGTCAACGCGGTCACCGGTCGCGGACGGCACACCTCGTCGTCGACCGTGTCGTTCAAGGTGCCGACCGGCGGCTGGATCGTCGACACCCCCGGCGTGCGGTCGTTCGGACTCGGGCACGTCGACCCCGAGAACATCCTCAAGTCGTTCGCGGCGCACGCGATCCCGGCCGAGGGCGAGCCGGTCGACGGCATCCCGCTGGCCGAGGCCCACGACTGGGAGATCGTCGACCGCATCGAGGCCGGCGAGCTCGGCGACGTCGGCCGCGAACGGCTCGAGTCGCTGCAGTCACTGCTCGCATCCAAGGGCGGCGTGAGCGCGCGCGACCTCGCGGCCGCGGCCGACGACGCCCGCAGCGACGAACTCGGCTAGCGCGCCGACGCGTCGCACCGCACTCGGTCGCTCGGCGTCGGCCGATCCGCGCTGGGGCCGACCGCGCGACATCGCACCGCGTTTCGTGCGGCACACCTGGACTAGTCGCGGTGCCGTGCACGAAACGCGGTGCAGTGAGGTGCAGGGCGGGCCGGGGCGGACCGGGGCGGCGTTGAGGTGCGGCGCGGGGCCTTGCGGTGCGGCGCGGGGCGGGGCGGCGGTGCAGGAGGCGCGGGGCGGGCCGGGGGCGGCGGTGCGGTGGGTGCAGGAGGCGCGGGCCGGGCCGGCGGACAGGGCGCGGACGAGCAGGGCCGGCTGGGTACGCTGACGGGGTGACCGATGCTGCCGAGCCGACCCGCGCCTCCTCGTCCGACCGATCCACCGGGACGCCCTGGGCGGACGACCTGGCGCTCGCGCTCGAGCTGGCCGACCTGGCCGACGCGATCAGCACCGAGCGGTACCGGTCGGCCGACCTGCACGTGTCGCTCAAGCCCGACCGCTCGCACGTGACCGACGCCGACCAGGCCGTCGAGCGGGCGATCCGCGACCGGGTCGCCGCCGCGAGGCCCGACGACACCTTCTACGGCGAGGAGTACGGCCACGACGCTCCCTCGCACCGCCAGTGGGTGGTCGACCCGATCGACGGCACGGCGAACTTCCTGCGCGGGGTGCCGGTCTGGGCGGCGTTGATCTCGCTCGTCGTCGACGGGGTGCCCGTGGTGGGCGTGGTCAGTGCTCCCGCGCTCGGCCGGCGCTGGTGGGCGACGCAGGGCGGCGGGGCGTTCTCGACCGAACACGACGGGCCGCTGCGGGTGTCGGGCGTGCGCGACCTGGCCGACGCGTCCCTGAGCTTCAACGGGCTCGAGTACTGGATCGACGCCGGGCGCCTGCCGCAGCTGCTCGACCTGACGAGCCGCGTCTGGCGGACTCGGGCCTACGGCGACTTCTGGTCGTACATGTTGGTGGCCGAGGGCGCGCTCGACGTCGCGGGCGAGTTCGACCTGCAGCCCTATGACATGGCGGCCGTGGCGGTCGTCGTCGAGGAGGCCGGCGGACGTTTCACCAGTGCCGACGGGCTGCCGGGCCCGTGGCACGGCACCGCGATGGCGACGAACGGACTGCTGCACGCGAGCGTCCTCGGGGTCGTGGCCGCGCCTCCTGCCTGATCGGCACCGGCGGACGAGGTTCATCCCTGCGACGGAGGGCGACTCAGCCCTGCGCTTATGTTCACGCAACGTGCGGGCGGCTTGACTGATCACACGACGTCACCGGCTCCGCACAGGGGCACCGAGCAGCTCGGGCAGGGTCGTCAGGGGCTCCGCCGCCCGTGTCCCTGCACGGGCGGCCGGGCCTCGCCAACCGCGTCACCGACCG
It encodes the following:
- a CDS encoding inositol monophosphatase family protein, whose translation is MALALELADLADAISTERYRSADLHVSLKPDRSHVTDADQAVERAIRDRVAAARPDDTFYGEEYGHDAPSHRQWVVDPIDGTANFLRGVPVWAALISLVVDGVPVVGVVSAPALGRRWWATQGGGAFSTEHDGPLRVSGVRDLADASLSFNGLEYWIDAGRLPQLLDLTSRVWRTRAYGDFWSYMLVAEGALDVAGEFDLQPYDMAAVAVVVEEAGGRFTSADGLPGPWHGTAMATNGLLHASVLGVVAAPPA
- the aroA gene encoding 3-phosphoshikimate 1-carboxyvinyltransferase; this translates as MQVYRYSGPEFSPYGDGKVPEVDEGRWVAPTASGPLRASSSLPGSKSLTNRELVLSALASSPSTLRLPLHSRDTALMIEALKALGTTVAEFPNDSPFGPDLVVTPGELQGGATIDCGLAGTVMRFLPPVAALALGPVTFDGDAGARKRPMRTTIDALRSLGVEVNDDGRGALPFSLYGTGEVEGGDVEIDASASSQFVSGLLLSAPRFERGLTLTHTGERLPSLPHIEMTIDALAQRGVEVASPAVGTWIVPPTPIAGREVVIEPDLSNAAPFLVAALVAGGTVSVPHWPADTTQVGADLIDLLPLWGASVTLDGDTLTVDGGVGLVGGGSLPGVDVDLSRGGELAPALVALAALASGPSTITGIGHLRGHETDRLAALAAEINALGGAVTELEDGLRIEPSPLHAGQWRTYEDHRMATAAAIIGLAVEGVELDDVRVVGKTLPQFVELWDEMLGRSVRQSPADIDLLGFL
- a CDS encoding sigma-70 family RNA polymerase sigma factor — encoded protein: MSTPEGHEPTPTAAVEPTEADVDAALEAVDADAEKRALFEEQALPFMDQLYAAGMRMTRNPADASDLVQETFVKAYAAFAQFQQGTNLKAWLYRIQTNTFINTYRKKQRDPYQGTIDELEDWQMGGAESATRASGSTRSAEAEAIDHLPDSAVKDALQKVPEDFRMAVYFADVEGFSYQEIADIMKTPVGTVMSRLHRGRRLLRELLADYARDRGIAVPVGSSKGGKK
- the rsgA gene encoding ribosome small subunit-dependent GTPase A; protein product: MSWWSDGDDAEDEGDYAQYDESSVRVRPNPKGNKPRTKQRPAYANAEEGVVWTVDRGRYGVLMDAGTPDEREITTARARELGKKSVVTGDRVGVVGDTSGSEGSLARIVKVHDRSTLLRRSADDSDAVERVIVANADQMLIVVAAADPEPRPRLVDRYMVAAFDAGVEPILCITKTDLADPAPFAAHFSCFDLRIVTTTSTSFDEVAPGGQVSPALDELRGVLDGHVTVTVGHSGVGKSTLVNALTGSRREVGVVNAVTGRGRHTSSSTVSFKVPTGGWIVDTPGVRSFGLGHVDPENILKSFAAHAIPAEGEPVDGIPLAEAHDWEIVDRIEAGELGDVGRERLESLQSLLASKGGVSARDLAAAADDARSDELG
- a CDS encoding zf-HC2 domain-containing protein gives rise to the protein MTDCGCTKAKAELEDYLHNELCREDAADIREHMANCGDCSGEHKVGVVLTEAVQRACRETAPEDLRATVLARLRELQSAHR